The Strix uralensis isolate ZFMK-TIS-50842 chromosome 16, bStrUra1, whole genome shotgun sequence genome has a window encoding:
- the NMRAL1 gene encoding nmrA-like family domain-containing protein 1 isoform X1 — translation MGPRSRLPPAVPGGPRPSGAGPGAEPRPGRARTAVRPLCFSPLGRAPGPAALPHGWEKTDRGVRGNRHGSSQLPSAAEPCAASGLCTALNGSAHPGAQGGCVARALLEDGTFRVRAVTRRPTKKEAKELKQRGAEVVKADQDDEPSLELALAGAYGAFVVTNFWEHCSKEKEIAQGKRLADLSKRLGLRHVVYSGLENVKQLTGGQLEVLHFDGKGVVEEYFQKVGVPTTTIRLPFYFENFLSIFKPQKVPQGDTFVLELPMGDTPMDGMAVEDIGPVVRCLLKSPEEYVGQVIGLSTGKLTEAEYAAVLSQQTGKTVEPSKISPEEYEKHDFPGAKELAAMFRFYALKPDRNVDLTMKLNPKARTFPQWVADNKAAF, via the exons ATGGGTCCCCGcagccgcctcccgcccgccgtGCCCGGGGGACCCCGcccgagcggggccgggccgggggctgagCCGCGGCCTGGGCGGGCCCGCACGGCGGTGCGacctctctgtttctctcccctCGGTAGagccccgggaccggccgcgcTGCCTCATGGCTGGGAAAAAACTGATCGTGGTGTTCGGGGCAACCG CCACGGCTCGTCCCAGCTCCCGTcagcagcagagccctgtgcGGCGTCGGGGCTCTGCACGGCTCTGAACGGCTCTGCACACCCAGGGGCTCAGGGGGGCTGCGTGGCCCGGGCTCTGCTGGAAGATGGGACCTTCAGGGTCCGCGCAGTGACACGGAGGCCCACAAAGAAGGAGGCCAAGGAGCTGAAGCAGAGGGGAGCTGAGGTTGTGAAGGCGGATCAGGACGATGAGCCATCGCTGGAGCTGGCCTTGGCGGGTGCTTACGGAGCCTTTGTTGTAACCAACTTCTGGGAGCACtgcagcaaagagaaggaaatcgCGCAG GGAAAGCGACTTGCTGACCTGTCGAAGCGCCTGGGTCTGCGCCATGTCGTGTACAGCGGCCTGGAGAACGTGAAGCAGCTGACGGGGGGCCAGCTGGAGGTGCTCCACTTTGACGGCAAAGGTGTGGTGGAGGAGTACTTCCAGAAGGTTGGTGTTCCCACTACAACCATCCGACTGCCGTTCTACTTTGAGAACTTCCTCTCCATCTTCAAGCCACAGAAGGTCCCACAGGGAGATACCTTTGTCCTGG AGTTGCCCATGGGGGACACCCCCATGGATGGGATGGCGGTGGAGGATATCGGGCCTGTTGTACGTTGCCTGCTGAAGTCCCCGGAGGAGTACGTAGGCCAAGTGATCGGGCTCAGCACCGGCAAGCTCACCGAGGCAGAGTACGCTGCTGTCCTCTCCCAGCAGACGGGCAAGACAGTGGAACCCAGCAAG ATCTCCCCAGAGGAGTATGAGAAACATGACTTCCCTGGGGCCAAGGAACTGGCTGCCATGTTCCGTTTCTACGCCCTGAAGCCAGACCGCAACGTGGACCTGACCATGAAACTCAACCCCAAGGCCCGCACCTTCCCTCAGTGGGTGGCAGACAATAAGGCTGCCTTCTga
- the NMRAL1 gene encoding nmrA-like family domain-containing protein 1 isoform X2, protein MAGKKLIVVFGATGAQGGCVARALLEDGTFRVRAVTRRPTKKEAKELKQRGAEVVKADQDDEPSLELALAGAYGAFVVTNFWEHCSKEKEIAQGKRLADLSKRLGLRHVVYSGLENVKQLTGGQLEVLHFDGKGVVEEYFQKVGVPTTTIRLPFYFENFLSIFKPQKVPQGDTFVLELPMGDTPMDGMAVEDIGPVVRCLLKSPEEYVGQVIGLSTGKLTEAEYAAVLSQQTGKTVEPSKISPEEYEKHDFPGAKELAAMFRFYALKPDRNVDLTMKLNPKARTFPQWVADNKAAF, encoded by the exons ATGGCTGGGAAAAAACTGATCGTGGTGTTCGGGGCAACCG GGGCTCAGGGGGGCTGCGTGGCCCGGGCTCTGCTGGAAGATGGGACCTTCAGGGTCCGCGCAGTGACACGGAGGCCCACAAAGAAGGAGGCCAAGGAGCTGAAGCAGAGGGGAGCTGAGGTTGTGAAGGCGGATCAGGACGATGAGCCATCGCTGGAGCTGGCCTTGGCGGGTGCTTACGGAGCCTTTGTTGTAACCAACTTCTGGGAGCACtgcagcaaagagaaggaaatcgCGCAG GGAAAGCGACTTGCTGACCTGTCGAAGCGCCTGGGTCTGCGCCATGTCGTGTACAGCGGCCTGGAGAACGTGAAGCAGCTGACGGGGGGCCAGCTGGAGGTGCTCCACTTTGACGGCAAAGGTGTGGTGGAGGAGTACTTCCAGAAGGTTGGTGTTCCCACTACAACCATCCGACTGCCGTTCTACTTTGAGAACTTCCTCTCCATCTTCAAGCCACAGAAGGTCCCACAGGGAGATACCTTTGTCCTGG AGTTGCCCATGGGGGACACCCCCATGGATGGGATGGCGGTGGAGGATATCGGGCCTGTTGTACGTTGCCTGCTGAAGTCCCCGGAGGAGTACGTAGGCCAAGTGATCGGGCTCAGCACCGGCAAGCTCACCGAGGCAGAGTACGCTGCTGTCCTCTCCCAGCAGACGGGCAAGACAGTGGAACCCAGCAAG ATCTCCCCAGAGGAGTATGAGAAACATGACTTCCCTGGGGCCAAGGAACTGGCTGCCATGTTCCGTTTCTACGCCCTGAAGCCAGACCGCAACGTGGACCTGACCATGAAACTCAACCCCAAGGCCCGCACCTTCCCTCAGTGGGTGGCAGACAATAAGGCTGCCTTCTga
- the DNAJA3 gene encoding dnaJ homolog subfamily A member 3, mitochondrial isoform X2 — MAAGGSSRWLGAAAAVAAARSRGPGDGRLPLVWLVRGLSVPPPAAAAASARAARRLLPLCAGLCAAGTKRAAASFHSSAAARAKEDYYQVLGVPRTATQKEIKKAYYQLAKKYHPDTNKDDPKAKEKFSQLAEAYEVLSDEVKRKQYDAYGTASFDPGATGAGAGRQYWSSGPSIDPEELFRKIFGEFSGSPFGDFQNVFDQPQEYIMELTFTQAAKGVNKQIVVNINDSCERCNGKGHEPGTKAQHCHYCSGTGMETINTGPFVMRSTCRRCGGRGSIITTPCIVCRGTGQTKQKKTVMVPVPAGVEDGQTVRMPVGKKEIFITFRVQKSSVFRRNGADIHSDLLISIAQAVLGGTARCQGLYETINITIPPGIQPDQRIRMSGKGIPKVNSYGYGDHYIHIKIKVPQRLTDRQRALMMSYAEDEADVDGTVNGVTNTASGKRSTGN, encoded by the exons ATGGCGGCCGGGGGCTCCTCGCGCTGGctcggggcggccgccgccgtgGCCGCTGCCAGGAGCCGCGGGCCGGGGGACGGGCGGCTGCCGCTCGTCTGGCTCGTCCGGGGGCTCAGcgtcccgccgcccgccgccgccgccgcctcggctcgtgccgcccgccgcctcctgccgcTGTGCGCCGGGCTCTGCGCCGCGG GGACGAAGcgcgccgccgcctccttccACAGCAGCGCCGCGGCCCGCGCCAAGGAGGACTATTACCAGGTGCTGGGGGTGCCCCGCACCGCCACCCAGAAGGAGATCAAGAAGGCCTACTACCAG CTGGCAAAGAAATACCACCCTGACACAAATAAGGATGACCCTAAAGCTAAAGAGAAGTTCTCTCAGCTGGCAGAAGCCTATGAG GTGTTAAGTGATGAAGTGAAGCGGAAACAATACGATGCGTACGGCACGGCGAGTTTTGATCCTGGCGCCACAGGTGCTGGTGCTGGGCGGCAGTACTGGAGCAGTGGTCCATCGATTGATCCAGAAgagcttttcagaaaaatctttggAGAGTTCTCAGGATCCCCTTTCGGTGATTTTCAGAATGTCTTTGACCAGCCGCAGGAG TATATCATGGAACTGACATTCACCCAAGCTGCAAAAGGTGTTAACAAGCAGATTGTGGTGAACATCAATGACTCCTGTGAGCGATGCAATGGTAAAGGACACGAACCTGGTACCAAAGCGCAGCATTGTCACTACTGCAGTGGCACTGGCATG GAGACAATAAATACTGGCCCTTTTGTAATGAGATCTACGTGCCGACGATGTGGTGGTCGTGGTTCCATCATAACAACACCGTGTATAGTATGTCGAGGAACGgggcaaaccaaacaaaagaagaCAGTGATGGTCCCTGTGCCAGCTG GTGTTGAGGATGGGCAGACAGTTCGGATGCCTGtggggaagaaagaaattttcattacatttagG GTTCAAAAAAGTTCCGTGTTCAGAAGAAATGGAGCAGATATCCATTCAGACCTCCTTATTTCAATAGCACAGGCTGTTCTGGGAGGCACAGCCAGATGTCAAGGCTTGTACGAGACAATCAATATCACA ATACCCCCTGGTATTCAGCCAGACCAGAGAATTCGAATGAGTGGGAAAGGCATTCCCAAGGTTAACAGTTATGGCTACGGAGACCACTACATTCACATAAAGATAAAAGTTCCTCA GAGGCTGACGGATCGCCAGAGAGCCTTGATGATGAGCTATGCCGAGGACGAGGCAGATGTGGATGGCACAGTGAACGGGGTCACAAATACAGCATCGG GGAAACGTTCTACTGGAAACtaa
- the DNAJA3 gene encoding dnaJ homolog subfamily A member 3, mitochondrial isoform X1 produces MAAGGSSRWLGAAAAVAAARSRGPGDGRLPLVWLVRGLSVPPPAAAAASARAARRLLPLCAGLCAAGTKRAAASFHSSAAARAKEDYYQVLGVPRTATQKEIKKAYYQLAKKYHPDTNKDDPKAKEKFSQLAEAYEVLSDEVKRKQYDAYGTASFDPGATGAGAGRQYWSSGPSIDPEELFRKIFGEFSGSPFGDFQNVFDQPQEYIMELTFTQAAKGVNKQIVVNINDSCERCNGKGHEPGTKAQHCHYCSGTGMETINTGPFVMRSTCRRCGGRGSIITTPCIVCRGTGQTKQKKTVMVPVPAGVEDGQTVRMPVGKKEIFITFRVQKSSVFRRNGADIHSDLLISIAQAVLGGTARCQGLYETINITIPPGIQPDQRIRMSGKGIPKVNSYGYGDHYIHIKIKVPQRLTDRQRALMMSYAEDEADVDGTVNGVTNTASGGRATASADAGGDRPEAEENKEGFLSKLKKMFSS; encoded by the exons ATGGCGGCCGGGGGCTCCTCGCGCTGGctcggggcggccgccgccgtgGCCGCTGCCAGGAGCCGCGGGCCGGGGGACGGGCGGCTGCCGCTCGTCTGGCTCGTCCGGGGGCTCAGcgtcccgccgcccgccgccgccgccgcctcggctcgtgccgcccgccgcctcctgccgcTGTGCGCCGGGCTCTGCGCCGCGG GGACGAAGcgcgccgccgcctccttccACAGCAGCGCCGCGGCCCGCGCCAAGGAGGACTATTACCAGGTGCTGGGGGTGCCCCGCACCGCCACCCAGAAGGAGATCAAGAAGGCCTACTACCAG CTGGCAAAGAAATACCACCCTGACACAAATAAGGATGACCCTAAAGCTAAAGAGAAGTTCTCTCAGCTGGCAGAAGCCTATGAG GTGTTAAGTGATGAAGTGAAGCGGAAACAATACGATGCGTACGGCACGGCGAGTTTTGATCCTGGCGCCACAGGTGCTGGTGCTGGGCGGCAGTACTGGAGCAGTGGTCCATCGATTGATCCAGAAgagcttttcagaaaaatctttggAGAGTTCTCAGGATCCCCTTTCGGTGATTTTCAGAATGTCTTTGACCAGCCGCAGGAG TATATCATGGAACTGACATTCACCCAAGCTGCAAAAGGTGTTAACAAGCAGATTGTGGTGAACATCAATGACTCCTGTGAGCGATGCAATGGTAAAGGACACGAACCTGGTACCAAAGCGCAGCATTGTCACTACTGCAGTGGCACTGGCATG GAGACAATAAATACTGGCCCTTTTGTAATGAGATCTACGTGCCGACGATGTGGTGGTCGTGGTTCCATCATAACAACACCGTGTATAGTATGTCGAGGAACGgggcaaaccaaacaaaagaagaCAGTGATGGTCCCTGTGCCAGCTG GTGTTGAGGATGGGCAGACAGTTCGGATGCCTGtggggaagaaagaaattttcattacatttagG GTTCAAAAAAGTTCCGTGTTCAGAAGAAATGGAGCAGATATCCATTCAGACCTCCTTATTTCAATAGCACAGGCTGTTCTGGGAGGCACAGCCAGATGTCAAGGCTTGTACGAGACAATCAATATCACA ATACCCCCTGGTATTCAGCCAGACCAGAGAATTCGAATGAGTGGGAAAGGCATTCCCAAGGTTAACAGTTATGGCTACGGAGACCACTACATTCACATAAAGATAAAAGTTCCTCA GAGGCTGACGGATCGCCAGAGAGCCTTGATGATGAGCTATGCCGAGGACGAGGCAGATGTGGATGGCACAGTGAACGGGGTCACAAATACAGCATCGG GTGGCAGGGCCACGGCTAGCGCTGACGCAGGCGGGGATAGGCCTGAGGCTGAGGAGAACAAGGAGGGATTCCTTTCCAAACTTAAGAAAATGTTTAGCTCCTGA